The proteins below come from a single Gordonia pseudamarae genomic window:
- a CDS encoding ABC transporter permease → MPTLIALTGTPTLLRASLKHEARSLAPWIAIVTVLTVSSVIVYPWLFPDAVDRKTFATTVGGNPALGLIFGPAHDLSSVDGFNAWRSLALGGFVTALGMIFTVTKASRGQEDSGQAELLASGVLGRQARLLSAVALAAVGSVAVGVMSAALTLACGGGWADTLVLSAGFTVTGLMFASVAALSAQISSEARTANTVAVSVLGAFFVLRGFLYSVDAPGWTTWINPLGWISETRPASGNHWWPLLLGVLFACLVTVAAFRLQAARDFGQGFIAPGAGPARGTIGTPFGLALRLNRAAIISWACAFIGLGVILGYFTRSADDMLTDNPAMADIFAAGAASPADLIGAFVTTLMSLAGIIASVSGVQIINRIRTEELTDRAEPVLATAVTRHRYLAAGVLLAVVSPAVSLMIAGTVVGIFADSAQIPIDFTDALLQAAATVPAMWAVIAVAVAVIGARPQVQIASWAGVIASFGLTLLGPSFTLPDWALGISPFHHVPDMSAAERQWSGLMWVGVVAAVLLVVGFTAFRRRDTP, encoded by the coding sequence ATGCCGACGCTCATCGCACTCACCGGGACCCCGACCCTGCTGCGCGCCTCGCTCAAACACGAGGCAAGATCGTTGGCACCGTGGATCGCGATAGTGACCGTGCTGACGGTGTCGTCGGTGATCGTGTATCCGTGGCTGTTTCCCGACGCCGTCGATCGCAAGACCTTCGCGACGACGGTCGGCGGCAACCCCGCCCTCGGCCTGATCTTCGGTCCCGCCCACGACCTGTCGTCGGTCGACGGGTTCAATGCCTGGCGAAGCCTCGCACTCGGCGGTTTCGTCACCGCGCTCGGGATGATCTTCACCGTTACCAAGGCGAGCAGGGGACAGGAGGATTCCGGTCAGGCCGAACTCCTGGCCTCCGGCGTTCTCGGCAGGCAGGCCCGGCTGCTCAGCGCCGTCGCCCTCGCGGCGGTCGGGTCGGTGGCCGTCGGAGTGATGTCGGCAGCGCTCACCCTGGCCTGCGGAGGGGGCTGGGCGGACACGCTCGTGCTGTCGGCGGGCTTCACCGTCACCGGCCTGATGTTCGCCTCGGTGGCCGCGCTGTCGGCGCAGATCAGCTCCGAGGCCCGGACCGCGAACACCGTCGCCGTGTCGGTGCTCGGCGCGTTCTTCGTGCTGAGAGGCTTTCTGTACTCCGTCGACGCACCGGGCTGGACCACCTGGATCAATCCGCTGGGCTGGATCTCCGAAACCCGACCGGCCAGCGGAAATCATTGGTGGCCTTTGCTGTTGGGCGTGCTGTTCGCCTGCCTCGTCACCGTCGCCGCCTTCCGCCTGCAGGCCGCCCGCGACTTCGGTCAGGGATTCATCGCCCCGGGGGCGGGCCCGGCACGGGGCACCATCGGCACGCCATTCGGTTTGGCGTTGCGCCTGAACCGGGCGGCGATCATCTCGTGGGCGTGCGCGTTCATCGGTCTCGGTGTCATCCTCGGATACTTCACCCGCTCCGCCGACGACATGCTCACCGACAATCCGGCGATGGCCGACATCTTCGCCGCGGGAGCCGCATCCCCGGCGGACCTGATCGGCGCGTTCGTCACCACCCTGATGTCGCTCGCGGGCATCATCGCGTCGGTGTCGGGGGTACAGATCATCAACCGTATACGCACCGAAGAACTCACCGACCGTGCCGAACCCGTGCTCGCCACCGCAGTCACGCGCCACCGGTACCTGGCCGCGGGCGTTCTTCTCGCCGTCGTGTCACCGGCGGTGTCATTGATGATCGCCGGGACGGTGGTCGGAATCTTCGCCGATTCGGCCCAGATACCCATCGACTTCACTGATGCACTCCTGCAGGCCGCCGCCACCGTTCCCGCGATGTGGGCGGTGATCGCCGTCGCGGTGGCGGTGATCGGTGCCCGGCCACAGGTTCAGATCGCCTCGTGGGCGGGCGTGATCGCCTCGTTCGGGCTGACCCTCCTCGGTCCGAGCTTCACATTGCCCGATTGGGCACTGGGGATCAGCCCGTTCCATCACGTTC
- a CDS encoding ABC transporter ATP-binding protein, whose product MTTSQEQAGRGDLAIDIVGLNKSFGTFRALTDLNLTAERGQVHGFLGPNGAGKSTTIRVLLGLLRPDSGTVRLLGGDPWRDVVDLHRRLAYVPGDVSLWPSMSGGEAIDLLGSLRGGLNEQRRADLIDRFELDPTKRGRQYSKGNRQKVAIVAALASDVELLILDEPTSGLDPLMENVFQQVVAEAAERGTSVLLSSHIMSEVEALTDRLSIIRNGTIVRTGSLAELRSHTRTTVRAELTTVPRDTDLRSLHDVTLDGARLTATVDPEQLTEAMRSLSAVGLRSLTMEPPSLESLFLELYSDDETAGRS is encoded by the coding sequence GTGACCACCTCGCAGGAACAAGCCGGCCGCGGCGACCTCGCCATCGACATCGTCGGTCTCAACAAGTCATTCGGCACTTTCCGGGCACTCACCGACCTGAACCTCACCGCCGAACGCGGGCAGGTGCACGGATTCCTCGGACCGAACGGCGCGGGAAAGTCCACCACGATCCGGGTGCTGCTCGGACTCCTGCGGCCGGACTCGGGAACCGTCCGACTCCTCGGCGGCGACCCGTGGCGCGACGTGGTCGACCTGCATCGCCGGCTGGCGTACGTACCCGGCGACGTGTCGCTGTGGCCGTCGATGTCGGGCGGGGAGGCCATCGACCTGCTCGGATCACTGCGCGGTGGACTCAACGAACAGCGCCGGGCCGATCTGATCGACCGGTTCGAGCTCGATCCCACCAAACGCGGGCGACAGTACTCCAAGGGAAACCGGCAGAAGGTCGCCATCGTCGCCGCTCTCGCCTCCGATGTCGAACTCCTGATCCTCGACGAACCCACCTCGGGTCTTGATCCTTTGATGGAGAACGTCTTCCAGCAGGTCGTCGCCGAAGCCGCCGAACGTGGCACCAGCGTCCTGCTGAGCAGCCACATCATGTCGGAGGTGGAAGCGCTGACCGACCGGCTGAGCATCATCCGCAACGGCACGATCGTTCGGACCGGCAGCCTGGCCGAACTGCGCAGTCACACCAGAACCACCGTGCGCGCCGAGCTCACCACCGTCCCGCGCGACACCGACCTGCGTTCCTTGCACGATGTCACCCTCGACGGCGCCCGGCTGACCGCCACCGTCGACCCAGAGCAGCTCACCGAGGCCATGCGGTCACTGTCCGCGGTCGGATTGCGGTCGTTGACCATGGAGCCTCCATCGCTGGAAAGCCTGTTCCTCGAACTGTATTCGGACGACGAGACGGCCGGTCGATCCTGA
- a CDS encoding TetR/AcrR family transcriptional regulator — protein MIPRRLVAAFDGDRDRLGERIATTYLELWDDPETGRILQSMVRTAMTSERSASLLREVLAGRILANLPDDVRVGDEVSLRVLLCGTHLLGIAIARNIVGIEPVAGMDREHIVELVAPTIQRYLTGLAPR, from the coding sequence ATGATTCCGCGCAGGCTGGTGGCCGCGTTCGACGGCGACCGCGATCGGCTCGGCGAACGCATCGCGACCACCTACCTGGAGCTGTGGGACGACCCCGAGACCGGCCGGATATTGCAGTCGATGGTCCGGACCGCGATGACGTCCGAACGCTCGGCGTCGTTGCTGCGTGAGGTGTTGGCCGGACGAATTCTCGCCAACCTTCCCGACGATGTGCGCGTAGGCGACGAGGTGTCCTTGCGGGTGTTGTTGTGCGGGACGCACCTGCTCGGGATCGCCATCGCCCGCAATATCGTCGGAATCGAACCGGTCGCCGGGATGGACAGGGAACACATCGTCGAACTGGTGGCGCCCACCATTCAGCGGTATCTGACCGGGCTTGCGCCCCGGTAG
- a CDS encoding cysteine hydrolase family protein — protein MGQTTLRDLMALPTSPAPLSDSALIMIDCQNTYTRGVMELEGVQDALEVGAELLDRARGLGVPVLHIMHDAGEGSPYDVNAEIGQIAGKVAPRDGESVIVKNYPNSFVGTDLDEQLKALGKTNLVVAGFMTHMCVNSTTRGAFNLGYSPTVVASATATRSLPGAGGVAAAALQAASLAAIGDLFGLVVADVAAIPE, from the coding sequence ATGGGACAGACGACGTTGCGTGACTTGATGGCGTTGCCGACATCACCGGCACCGCTGAGTGATTCGGCACTGATCATGATCGACTGCCAGAACACCTACACGCGGGGTGTGATGGAACTCGAAGGCGTTCAGGATGCGCTCGAGGTGGGCGCCGAACTCCTGGACCGGGCCCGCGGCCTCGGCGTACCCGTGCTGCACATCATGCACGACGCGGGCGAGGGCAGCCCGTACGACGTGAACGCCGAGATCGGGCAGATCGCGGGCAAAGTGGCGCCACGCGACGGCGAGTCGGTGATCGTCAAGAACTACCCCAACTCCTTCGTCGGCACCGATCTCGACGAGCAGTTGAAGGCGCTCGGAAAGACCAACCTGGTTGTCGCCGGCTTCATGACGCACATGTGCGTCAACTCCACGACGCGTGGTGCCTTCAACCTCGGCTACTCCCCCACGGTGGTCGCCTCGGCGACCGCGACCCGCAGCCTGCCCGGTGCCGGTGGTGTGGCGGCGGCCGCGTTGCAGGCGGCGAGCCTGGCCGCTATCGGTGACCTGTTCGGCCTCGTCGTCGCTGACGTCGCCGCGATCCCCGAGTAG
- a CDS encoding PfkB family carbohydrate kinase: MTSTPVAVVGTLNMDTVVTVAVRPGVGETVLGTSVRERCGGKGANQAIAAAAGASGVALIGTVGDDDAGAAMLANARAAGVDVTHVGVKGDTSGRAFIEVDTSGDNRIVVVPGANSLLSPDAVRSALDALDPRVVLTQLECPPAVTESVATWCTDRCTRFILNPSPVAPLPERILTAADPLVVNEHEARAYADSDTDLAEALLRRTTSAVITLGARGCIVATPGRRSAIAVTPAAEGVETTGAGDHFAGILAARIASGADLHDAAAQAADSATAYIANRHRLAD; encoded by the coding sequence ATGACGTCAACTCCGGTCGCGGTCGTCGGCACCCTCAACATGGACACGGTCGTCACCGTCGCGGTCCGGCCGGGGGTGGGGGAGACGGTCCTGGGTACCTCGGTACGCGAACGATGCGGCGGCAAGGGCGCCAACCAGGCGATCGCCGCCGCGGCCGGCGCGTCCGGGGTGGCTCTCATCGGAACGGTCGGCGATGACGACGCCGGTGCGGCGATGCTCGCCAACGCCCGCGCCGCGGGGGTCGATGTCACGCACGTCGGCGTCAAGGGCGACACCAGCGGACGCGCGTTCATCGAGGTCGATACCTCCGGCGACAATCGGATCGTGGTCGTGCCGGGAGCGAACTCGTTGCTCTCGCCCGATGCGGTGCGCTCGGCACTCGACGCACTCGACCCCAGGGTGGTACTCACCCAACTCGAATGCCCCCCGGCCGTCACCGAATCGGTAGCCACCTGGTGCACGGACCGGTGCACACGGTTCATCCTCAACCCCAGCCCGGTCGCACCCCTGCCCGAACGCATACTGACCGCGGCCGACCCGCTGGTGGTCAACGAACACGAGGCCCGCGCATACGCCGACTCCGACACCGACCTCGCCGAGGCACTGCTCCGGCGCACGACATCGGCGGTGATCACCCTCGGCGCCCGCGGCTGCATCGTCGCCACTCCCGGACGACGCTCAGCGATCGCTGTGACCCCGGCCGCCGAAGGCGTCGAAACCACCGGTGCCGGAGACCATTTCGCCGGAATCCTGGCGGCACGGATCGCATCGGGCGCCGATCTGCACGACGCCGCCGCACAAGCGGCCGATTCGGCGACCGCGTACATCGCGAACCGCCACCGCCTCGCCGACTGA
- a CDS encoding acetyl-CoA hydrolase/transferase family protein has protein sequence MSTSTAQTGSTDRIRSAAFRQRVVSAEDAVKFIHPGDTVAISGFASAGTPKDTIPALATRIGQARTAGTDFAINLLTGASVSTSTERLLAEVDGIALRMPYQSEPTARSRINSGSMDYVDIHLSHVAQQVWLGYYGNVDIAIVEVSGITETGELIPSASVGNNKTWLDVAEKVILEVNSGIPSHIEGMHDIYYGTALPPNRKPIQITQVDDRIGQPTFRVDPDKVVAVVRTHAPDSGSPVTAPDAVSQAIADHVLDFFAHEVRAGRLPADSLLPLQAGIGNVANAVLGGLDKGGYRGLTCYTEVIQDGMLHLIKEGIVTHASTTALALSDAGFEDLQANIDFYHDRIILRPQEISNHPEVVRRLGIIAMNGMLEADIYGNVNSTHVMGTKIMNGIGGSGDFARNGYVSMFLSPSTTRKGTISAIVPMVPHVDHTEHDVQVVVTEHGLADLRSLSPRKRARIIIDKCAHPDYRPILDDYFLRAQAATGAGQTPHLLDEAFSFHQRYLRTGTMM, from the coding sequence GTGAGCACGTCAACAGCCCAGACCGGATCCACCGACCGCATCCGGTCCGCCGCCTTCCGTCAGCGGGTGGTCTCCGCTGAAGACGCAGTCAAGTTCATCCACCCCGGCGACACGGTCGCGATCAGCGGGTTCGCCAGCGCGGGCACACCCAAGGACACGATCCCGGCCCTCGCCACGCGCATCGGCCAGGCCCGCACCGCCGGTACCGACTTCGCGATCAACCTGCTCACAGGTGCCTCGGTGTCGACCTCGACCGAACGGTTACTGGCCGAGGTCGACGGAATCGCGCTGCGCATGCCTTACCAGTCCGAACCCACCGCCCGGAGCCGCATCAACTCCGGCAGCATGGACTACGTCGACATCCACCTGTCCCATGTGGCGCAGCAAGTGTGGCTCGGCTACTACGGCAACGTCGACATCGCGATCGTCGAGGTCTCCGGGATCACCGAGACCGGGGAGCTGATCCCGTCCGCGTCGGTCGGCAACAACAAGACATGGCTCGACGTCGCCGAGAAGGTCATCCTTGAGGTCAACTCCGGGATTCCCTCACACATCGAGGGTATGCACGACATCTACTACGGCACGGCGCTGCCGCCGAATCGCAAACCTATCCAGATCACACAGGTCGACGACCGCATCGGGCAGCCCACCTTCCGGGTCGATCCCGACAAGGTCGTTGCCGTCGTGCGCACCCACGCACCCGACTCCGGCAGCCCGGTCACCGCACCGGACGCGGTGAGCCAGGCCATCGCCGATCATGTCCTGGACTTCTTCGCCCACGAGGTGAGGGCCGGACGGCTGCCCGCCGACAGTCTGCTGCCGCTGCAAGCCGGCATCGGCAACGTGGCCAACGCGGTGCTCGGCGGCCTCGATAAGGGCGGCTACCGGGGACTGACCTGCTACACCGAGGTGATCCAGGACGGCATGCTGCACCTCATCAAAGAGGGCATCGTCACCCATGCCTCGACGACGGCACTCGCCTTGAGCGACGCCGGCTTCGAGGACCTGCAGGCCAACATCGACTTCTACCACGACCGCATCATCCTGCGGCCGCAGGAGATCAGCAATCATCCCGAGGTGGTCCGCCGGCTCGGCATCATCGCGATGAACGGCATGCTCGAGGCCGACATATACGGAAACGTGAACTCCACCCATGTGATGGGCACCAAGATCATGAACGGGATCGGCGGTTCCGGCGATTTCGCCCGCAACGGCTACGTGTCGATGTTCCTGAGCCCGTCGACCACCCGCAAGGGGACCATCTCGGCGATCGTCCCGATGGTGCCGCACGTCGACCACACCGAACACGACGTCCAGGTCGTCGTCACCGAACACGGGCTCGCGGACCTGCGCAGTCTGTCGCCGCGCAAACGCGCCCGGATCATCATCGACAAGTGTGCGCACCCGGACTACCGGCCGATACTCGACGACTACTTCCTGCGTGCACAGGCGGCGACCGGCGCCGGACAAACACCGCACCTGCTCGACGAGGCGTTCTCATTCCACCAGCGTTACCTGCGGACCGGCACGATGATGTAG
- a CDS encoding acyl-CoA thioesterase — MGALNDTIGGFTVGEDFAIPDTWTQGRTAYGGLTAALAVAAAQASADDELPPLRSAQFAFTAPAAEAISMHPHSLRRGRSATSFAVEGISGGQVAATASLIFSGTRESAVAHSVLAAPEVAAPHECPASRRDNALTPAFFTNFEVRVAGGAAPISRAEYPELLCWVRHLDATGVDPDVAVIALGDALPPAAMAAFADWAPVSTMSWTVNICADKPVDPNGWFLLRSVSVVAHSGYSAQQMTMWDAGGAPVLIGTQTVAVFG, encoded by the coding sequence ATGGGCGCACTGAACGACACCATCGGCGGCTTCACCGTCGGTGAGGACTTCGCCATCCCCGACACCTGGACCCAGGGCCGGACCGCCTACGGGGGACTGACCGCGGCGCTCGCGGTGGCCGCCGCCCAGGCATCCGCCGACGACGAACTGCCACCCCTGCGTTCGGCACAGTTCGCCTTCACCGCCCCGGCTGCCGAAGCGATCTCGATGCACCCGCACAGCCTGCGCCGGGGACGCTCGGCCACCAGTTTCGCCGTCGAAGGCATCAGCGGTGGCCAGGTCGCCGCCACCGCATCACTGATCTTCTCCGGGACACGCGAATCCGCGGTCGCCCATTCGGTGCTCGCCGCACCGGAGGTCGCCGCTCCGCACGAGTGCCCGGCCTCCCGGCGGGACAACGCCCTCACCCCGGCCTTCTTCACCAACTTCGAAGTCCGGGTGGCCGGCGGGGCGGCGCCGATCAGCCGCGCCGAGTATCCCGAGTTGCTGTGCTGGGTCCGCCATCTCGATGCGACCGGCGTCGATCCGGATGTCGCCGTGATCGCGCTCGGCGATGCGCTGCCGCCCGCGGCGATGGCGGCCTTCGCCGACTGGGCGCCGGTCAGCACCATGTCGTGGACGGTCAACATCTGCGCCGACAAACCCGTCGACCCCAACGGCTGGTTCCTGCTGCGCTCGGTCAGCGTCGTCGCCCACAGCGGCTACTCGGCCCAGCAGATGACGATGTGGGATGCCGGGGGAGCACCCGTCCTGATCGGCACGCAAACCGTCGCGGTGTTCGGCTGA
- a CDS encoding TetR/AcrR family transcriptional regulator: MATPTPRDRLIAGAAGLLARRGLRASSVRELAKYSGAPLGSTYHYFPGGKSELAVAAVEHVNAVISRALRRELAATGPVDGLREFLALWRQIVVDSDFRAGCPVLAVAVEEPDEDDDAPLRAAARAFDDWTGILASSLREHGADELTARQTATLVVATIEGTVAICRAQRSTTALDDIDAALVPVLLRAIGEAG; this comes from the coding sequence ATGGCCACACCCACACCCCGTGATCGGCTGATCGCCGGTGCCGCAGGCCTGCTGGCCCGGCGTGGGCTGCGCGCCTCCAGTGTGCGTGAGCTGGCCAAGTACTCCGGGGCGCCGTTGGGTTCGACCTACCACTACTTCCCCGGCGGCAAATCCGAACTCGCGGTCGCGGCCGTCGAGCACGTCAACGCCGTCATCTCGCGTGCCCTTCGCCGGGAATTGGCCGCGACCGGCCCGGTCGACGGGCTGCGCGAGTTCCTGGCCCTGTGGCGACAGATTGTCGTCGACAGCGACTTTCGTGCCGGATGTCCGGTGCTGGCGGTGGCCGTCGAAGAGCCCGACGAGGACGACGACGCTCCGCTGCGGGCGGCTGCTCGTGCGTTCGATGACTGGACGGGCATCCTGGCCTCCTCGCTGCGCGAGCACGGCGCCGATGAGCTCACCGCGCGGCAGACCGCGACGCTGGTCGTCGCGACTATCGAGGGCACTGTCGCCATCTGCCGCGCCCAGCGGTCCACCACGGCACTCGACGATATCGACGCGGCGCTCGTCCCGGTTCTCCTGCGGGCGATCGGCGAGGCCGGCTGA
- a CDS encoding tyrosine-type recombinase/integrase, which produces MTTPGRMASTERRDTDRPGWFEDFMQSRTRMGRSPHTLRALRQDFDAIATLILGGSGDLSVLEIRQVTKRSIQRAFSDYADSHRSNSYLRCWSTWNQLCDWLIDNDHLHRINPMRTVERRRPERHHPKSLTAEEVGKLIDAAWQQNNPPRSWPELEHAVVAVGVLTGVREAELISLNINSIRHTEQGPVLHVRGKGSKDRSIPFEPELLGIIETYLHSRTQVFRPRSSARRDTFDRFAPDDPLFVGADGERITVGTLQSRVGRLFTRAGVPTKPGALLHSLRHTYATVLADTGINPYQLRTLLGHESAETSQRYIAAAGQENRGAAARNPLYAQLGRSQ; this is translated from the coding sequence ATGACCACTCCAGGGCGTATGGCCTCGACCGAGCGCCGGGACACCGACCGTCCGGGATGGTTCGAGGATTTCATGCAATCGCGTACGCGGATGGGGCGTTCCCCGCATACGCTGCGCGCGCTGCGCCAGGACTTCGACGCGATCGCGACGTTGATCCTGGGCGGCTCCGGGGATCTGTCGGTACTCGAAATACGCCAAGTGACAAAGCGTTCGATCCAGCGGGCGTTCAGCGATTACGCCGACAGTCATCGGTCCAACAGCTACCTGCGTTGTTGGTCGACGTGGAATCAGTTGTGCGACTGGTTGATCGACAATGACCACCTGCACCGGATCAACCCGATGCGCACCGTCGAACGGCGCAGACCCGAACGACACCACCCCAAATCGCTCACCGCAGAGGAGGTCGGCAAGCTGATCGATGCGGCGTGGCAGCAGAACAATCCGCCGCGCAGCTGGCCCGAGCTCGAACACGCCGTTGTCGCCGTCGGGGTGCTCACCGGTGTCCGGGAGGCCGAACTGATCAGTTTGAACATCAACAGCATCCGGCACACCGAGCAGGGGCCGGTGCTGCATGTGCGGGGCAAGGGCAGCAAGGACCGGTCGATCCCGTTCGAGCCGGAACTACTCGGGATCATCGAGACGTATCTGCATTCGCGGACCCAGGTGTTCCGGCCGCGCTCGTCGGCGCGACGCGACACCTTTGACAGGTTCGCCCCCGACGACCCGCTGTTCGTGGGTGCCGACGGCGAACGCATCACCGTGGGCACCCTCCAATCGCGGGTCGGTCGACTGTTCACTCGCGCCGGCGTGCCGACCAAGCCGGGCGCGCTGCTGCATTCGCTGCGGCACACCTACGCCACCGTGCTCGCCGACACCGGCATCAACCCGTATCAGCTGCGCACCCTCCTCGGGCACGAATCCGCCGAGACCTCGCAGCGCTACATCGCGGCCGCCGGGCAGGAGAACCGGGGAGCGGCCGCCCGCAATCCGCTGTATGCCCAGCTGGGCCGATCGCAGTGA
- a CDS encoding cation diffusion facilitator family transporter codes for MAHTTQDLSRWALLSIAAAAVTIALKMTAWLVTGSVGLLSDAAESVVNLVAAVVAFIALKVAARPADANHNFGHQKSEYFSAIIEGTCIAIAAVVIIVSAAERLMNPKDIESAGIGLLISVVAALINGAAAWALIRAGRRHRSVTLEADGKHLATDVWTTAGILVAIALVAITGWNILDPIVAIAVAVNILFVGGGLVGRAAAGLMDSALPDEQRAAIDAVLDEFGTPEVTFHDVRTRESGHVRFVQMHMLVPGDWTVQRAHDLAEQVEARLEAVVDDLIPTIHVEPIGDPRAYEQWRLEENI; via the coding sequence ATGGCCCACACGACGCAGGATCTGAGCCGCTGGGCGCTGCTGAGCATCGCAGCCGCCGCGGTCACCATCGCATTGAAGATGACCGCCTGGCTGGTCACCGGCTCGGTTGGGCTGCTCTCGGACGCGGCCGAATCGGTGGTCAACCTCGTCGCCGCGGTGGTGGCGTTCATCGCGCTGAAGGTAGCCGCCCGGCCGGCCGACGCCAACCACAATTTCGGCCATCAGAAGAGCGAGTACTTCTCGGCGATCATCGAGGGCACCTGCATCGCGATCGCCGCCGTCGTCATCATCGTCAGCGCCGCCGAACGCCTGATGAACCCGAAGGACATCGAATCGGCCGGCATCGGTCTGCTGATCTCGGTGGTCGCCGCACTGATCAACGGCGCCGCCGCCTGGGCGCTGATCCGGGCCGGCCGCAGACATCGATCGGTCACTCTGGAGGCCGACGGCAAACACCTGGCAACCGACGTGTGGACCACCGCCGGAATCCTGGTGGCGATCGCGCTGGTAGCGATCACCGGCTGGAACATCCTCGACCCGATCGTGGCGATCGCCGTGGCCGTCAACATCCTGTTCGTCGGCGGAGGACTGGTCGGCCGGGCCGCCGCCGGATTGATGGATTCGGCGCTCCCCGACGAACAACGCGCCGCGATCGACGCCGTCCTGGACGAGTTCGGCACACCCGAGGTGACCTTTCACGACGTCCGCACCCGCGAATCGGGACATGTCCGGTTTGTGCAGATGCACATGCTCGTACCCGGCGACTGGACCGTGCAGCGGGCGCACGATCTGGCCGAACAGGTCGAGGCACGGCTCGAGGCGGTCGTCGACGATCTGATCCCGACGATCCACGTCGAACCGATCGGCGATCCACGCGCCTACGAGCAGTGGCGCCTGGAGGAGAACATCTGA
- a CDS encoding NAD-dependent succinate-semialdehyde dehydrogenase encodes MTATVSPDRVPAVIAAVHTGLFIDGRWGPATSGATFGVSDPATGDLLTDVADGGVDDARRALECAGAHQAAWAATSPRMRSEILYRAYELLVERADDVAAVMTAEMGKPLAEARGEVAYGAEFFRWFAEEAVRIGGDHIITGDGAGRIVVSKQPVGPCILVTPWNFPLAMGTRKIGPAIAAGCTMVFKPAELTPLTALMLAGILAEAGLPDGVLNVVTTSDPGAVVGEWMSSPIARKVSFTGSTEVGKTLLGQAAGTVMRTSMELGGNAPFIVCADADIDRAVDGLIVAKMRNMGQACTAANRIFVHRAVIEEFTARLTARMDALVMGPGSATGTQVGPLVEAKAVDKVSALVEDALDRGARVVTGGTRPPGPGNFYPPTVLTDVHPESALMQTEIFGPVAALIPFGSDDPGDPDGDGIDEVLAAANDTPWGLVGYVYTQDIDRADRFSDGLQVGMVGINTGLVSNPAAPFGGVKESGLGREGGRVGIEEFLNVKYVARPIRGATG; translated from the coding sequence ATGACCGCCACCGTATCCCCCGATCGTGTTCCGGCAGTGATCGCCGCCGTACACACCGGCCTGTTCATCGACGGCCGGTGGGGGCCCGCGACATCGGGCGCCACGTTCGGGGTGAGCGACCCGGCCACCGGAGATCTGCTGACCGACGTCGCCGACGGCGGCGTCGATGACGCGCGCCGTGCGCTCGAGTGTGCGGGTGCCCATCAGGCTGCGTGGGCGGCGACATCGCCGCGTATGCGCAGTGAGATCCTTTATCGCGCCTACGAATTGCTCGTGGAGCGGGCGGATGATGTCGCCGCGGTGATGACCGCGGAGATGGGCAAGCCGCTGGCCGAGGCGCGTGGTGAGGTGGCCTACGGCGCCGAATTCTTCCGCTGGTTCGCCGAGGAGGCGGTGCGGATCGGCGGCGACCACATCATCACCGGTGACGGCGCCGGCCGGATCGTTGTCTCCAAACAGCCGGTGGGTCCGTGCATTCTGGTGACGCCGTGGAACTTTCCGCTCGCCATGGGTACCCGCAAGATCGGTCCGGCGATCGCCGCGGGTTGCACCATGGTGTTCAAGCCTGCCGAGTTGACCCCGCTCACGGCGCTGATGCTGGCCGGGATTCTGGCCGAGGCGGGTCTGCCCGACGGTGTCCTGAACGTGGTGACCACCTCCGATCCCGGTGCGGTGGTGGGTGAATGGATGAGTTCGCCGATCGCCCGCAAGGTGAGTTTCACCGGCTCCACCGAGGTCGGCAAGACGCTGCTCGGTCAGGCTGCGGGAACGGTGATGCGCACGTCGATGGAACTGGGCGGGAATGCCCCGTTCATCGTGTGCGCCGACGCCGACATCGATCGCGCCGTCGATGGTCTCATAGTGGCCAAGATGCGCAACATGGGGCAGGCGTGTACCGCCGCGAACCGCATCTTCGTGCACCGGGCGGTGATCGAGGAGTTCACCGCCCGGCTCACCGCACGGATGGATGCCCTGGTGATGGGCCCGGGCAGCGCCACCGGAACACAGGTGGGGCCGCTCGTGGAGGCCAAGGCCGTGGACAAGGTGAGCGCGCTGGTCGAGGACGCACTCGACCGGGGTGCGCGTGTGGTGACCGGAGGTACGCGACCTCCCGGCCCGGGCAACTTCTATCCCCCGACGGTGCTCACCGATGTGCATCCGGAGTCGGCGCTGATGCAGACGGAGATCTTCGGGCCGGTCGCCGCGCTGATCCCGTTCGGAAGCGACGATCCCGGCGACCCCGACGGCGACGGGATCGACGAGGTACTGGCGGCGGCGAACGACACCCCGTGGGGATTGGTGGGCTACGTCTACACCCAGGACATCGATCGCGCCGATCGGTTCTCGGACGGCCTGCAGGTGGGCATGGTCGGCATCAACACCGGGCTGGTCTCCAATCCGGCCGCCCCGTTCGGCGGGGTGAAGGAATCCGGGCTGGGCCGCGAAGGTGGACGGGTGGGCATCGAGGAGTTCCTCAACGTCAAATATGTGGCCCGGCCCATTCGCGGTGCCACCGGCTGA